The genomic segment AAAATGAACGTAATTGAACATCCTCGAACATTGTTGAAATCGTGTCTATCGAAACGTGGGTTCGATTCCCATCGCCCGCTCCAGGTTGAGATCCTTTGTCAGCGTAGAAAGCCTGATGCAGAATATGGCGAGCATGGGCAGGGACATGTGGATGATATCCCAAATGGATTTGCACACACCGGCCTACAACTGCTCCGCGCCCTGATCTTGGAGAGCGCCAGTCAGCACCAGCAAGAGCTAGGCGCATCAACTCTAAAGGCGCGGTGGACCTGTTACGACAATGGCTGCCACGAGTTGTGCAAGTCCACGAGAAGTCACGGAAGCTGGCCCGCTGCCAGGCCGCACTGCTGGAAAAAAGATGCCAGGCAGTCAGTGCTTCTCGCCACTCTCGTTCCAAGTGGTATCCACACTCCAGGAGCCACCCCAGCCTTTATCCCACACATGGGCTTTCACTTTCTCCAGAGCCTCCTGGGCCACCCCGAGCTTTTTTAGCGCGGTATCAAAATCCGCCACTGCCTTCGCAAAGGCCACATCATCATTCCCATTCTTCGCCTCAATCAGGGCATTGCGCACGTTGGATAATTCCGTTGCCGAGACCTCCACCTTTTCTGAGGCCTTCACTGTCATCTCAAACACGCCTGCCTTAGAAAAAGATGCCAGGCAATCAGTGCATGCTTTTGCGTCCTTTTGACCTTGATCCTCCTCGTGAAAACCACCTAAATGCTTGATTCTCAGGGCTACGCGATGGAGTAGCCGCTTATTCGATTTCATGCCAAGATGGCTCCTTACCCTGCGGCACGTTCCTGGTCCGGCGGGCAGAGGCGGTTGCTAGGATGATGACCTCGGAAATAGATATCAAGCGATCAATGCATGATGTCACGCCAGCAAATCCACAAAAAGGTGTTTTAATTCATTGAAAATCAATGTTTTACAACAAATTTTTTATATTATGCCCGGCATCTGTGATTTGAACAAAGTGCTGTGCCGGAGTGTGGTTTGGGGAGACCCTTGAACCTGGTTGAAGTCAGACCCAATGGTGACAACGCCAGCCTGAAAGACGTCCAGGTGGCCATGGAGCACTGGACGGGAGTCAAAGTGCATGGCTGGCTCATAGAACAGCTCCAGGTGGAGCTCAGCTATAACACCGTCATCCGCTATCTCCATGATCTGGGTTTCAACCTGCGGGTGCCGTGCAAGTGGTCTTTGCCGCTTCTGGATGAGCTGGCCAAAAGCGTGCCTTTGAAGGAAGGGGTGAGCTGGGTGCTGGTGCTTGACAATGCGTCCTGGCACAAGGTCAAAAGTCTGCGTTGGCACCATTTCGAAGTGCTGTTTTACCGCCATACAGCCCGGACTTCAATCCCATTGAGCGACTGTGGTTAAGGCTCAAATCGGACTTCTTCGCGGACTGGATTGCCCGCACTGGCCAAGAATTTGAAGAGCGCATCTGCCAAGCGCTCAATCATGTCATGACTCAGCCGAAAAAAACAGCCTCCCTCTGCTCTATCCGGAAATCCTTTCTGTGATTTGCTGTATCACTTAATCACCGACGCCCCCAGAAAGTGGACCCTTCCGATAGCTGACGGGGTGTAGGTAAAAGAGGATGGGCGATGGGCCGGCGGCATTTTCATTCCTCGTTCATTTCTCCAAGGCCCCCGCGCCCATCTCCCCGGACGAACGATCCCAAAAAGCGACACAAACACCTGCCAGTGCCCGTTTTTCCTTGCATCCAAACGAAAATTCCTAACCATCGCTGGCTAGGTGAATTAATATAATCATTTTGGAAGGCGAAAACCGTTAATCTACATGTCTTAGCATGATAAAAATACGCATTTTTGTTTCTTCGCCTGGTGATGTGACGATGGAGCGTGTCTGCGCGGAGCGCATCATCGAAAGGCTGAAACTGGAGTATTCGGGACGGGTCATCATCGAGCCCTTTTTCTGGGAGCATGAGCCGATGCGGGCCACGGCCAGTTTTAATGACCCTGAGAACATCCCTCTCACGGCGGATTTTAATGTGGTGATTTGCATTCTCTGGTCCCGCTTAGGCACCATGCTGAGCAAGAAATTTCGTCGGCCTAACGGGGAGCAGTATCCTTCCGGCACAGCTTTTGAGATTGAGACGGCTGTCAATTCGTACCTGGAACGGCAGAGCCCCGACATCCTCGTGTATCGGCGTACGCAGGAAGTGGCGATGCCCGTGAACGATCCGGTGGAGAGTGCTAAACGTGGACGTCAACTTTCCGCCCTGAATGACTTCATTCAGCGGTGGTTCTTTGACGAAGATGCGAGCTTTAAAGCGGCGATCAATGAATACCGGGCTCTGGGGCAATTTGAAGCCAAGCTAGAGAAACCTCTGCGGGCGTTGATCCACGGTTACATCGCCAAAAATCCAGCGGATAGCCCGGTGGTGATGCCAGCGCCTAGCTACCATGGGGAGAATCCGTTTCGCGGTTTGCAGGCGTATGATTTTGAAGATGCCAAGATCTTCTTTGGTCGGTCTCAGGCGATTGAAGACGTCCTCACCACCATGCGGAATCAAGCGGCTGCTGGCAGGGCTTTCACGCTTGTCCACGGGGCCAGCGGCAGTGGTAAATCCTCGCTTTTGCGGGCGGGTGTCATCCCGACGATGACGCACCTGAGTTGTGTGGTGGAAGGGGTGGCTTGCTGGGGCGTGGCGACCTTGACGCCGGGGTCCACCAATGACAGTCTGCTGGAGGCCCTGGCCGCTGCCCTACAGGGCGCGCGTTCGCTCCCCACGCTGCGCCGGGATACAGGTGATGTGAAGGCTTTGGCCCTGAGGCTGGAGCAGAACCCTGAGGGGATGGTGCCCAGCATCAATTCCGCCCTTGTCCTCACGGCTCAGGAAGTACAGTCGCGTGAGGCGCTGCCGGATCTGCCGCCTACGAAGCTGGTTTTGCTGGTGGATCAGATTGAGCAAATTTTCTCGGATGATCGCCGCTTTCCACGGGAACAAAGAAAAGCCTTTGCGGCGGCGCTCAATGTCCTGGCGCGTTCCGGCATCGTCTGGGTCGTGGCCACGACCCGGAGTGACCAGCTCGGTCGCCTAACCGATGATCTGCCAGAGCTGGCGGAGCTTTCCCAGGGCGGGCAGTATGCCCTGCTGGCACCCACGGAGGCGGACATGGACCTCATGATCCGCATGCCAGCACGCGCTGCGGGAGTGGCTTTTGAGGAAGACCCCGTCACGGGAGTGCGGCTAGAGAGCCGCCTGCTGGCGGAGGCCAGGCACGCACCGGATGGCCTACCGCTGCTGAGCTTCGTTTTACGAGAGCTGTATGCCCGACGTGAGCTGGTGGGCGGCGTCCCCACCATGACCCATGCCTGCCTGGATGAACTGGGAGGACTGGAGGGCGCGGTGAAATCACGGGCGGAGGAGATCTACGCCCACTATTTAAAGAACCATCCGGCGGTGCAAAATCCGCTGAAACACCTAGCCCGCACACTCGTCACTCTGGGCCGGGACAAGGATGAACCAGCCCTGCGGCGCATCACGCCCCTGGCCATTTTTACGGGGGCTAAGGCGGAGCTGGGGGATCTCATCGCCGCTTTGGTGGAGGGGCGTTTGCTCACGAAAACCGCTGGGGTGGACAAGCAGCCAGTGATCTTCGTCACCCATGAAGCCCTGTTTCGTAAGTGGAAGGATCTGGCCGATGCCATCGCTCTGAACCGCACCTTTTTGGTTCTTCGCTCACGCGCGGCCACCTCGGCCATGGACTGGCTGGAAAGGAAACGCGCCCGCGATTTCTTGTGGGATCGAGGGGCGCGGCTCAAGGAGGCTCAGGAACTTCTGGCGGATCTGGATGACCTGGACTCGGTCGAGCAAGCGTTTGTCAAAGCTTCCGTGGCCTCGGCTCAGCGGCGGCGCACGCAGCGTTTCATCTGGGCTGCTGCCACCGTCGCAGTTCTGGGCACGGGAGCTGCCCTCGCGATGAGGCACCTGCAATCGGTGGATCAGACCCTGACGGATAACTTGGCCAAGCTGAGTGAAAAAGAAGACCTGAAAAAGCAGTTGGATCTAGCTGTCGCAGCCCTCACTGAACGTGCCTGGCCCAAACTGGCCACACCTTCATCTGGGCAAGAACAGATCCCCGAAGATGAGGAGTTCAGCGAAGATGAAGAAGATGGAAATTTCCCCTCTTCACCGACGGCCAATTTTCCAGCGCTGGATGTATTGGAGATTTCACGCCGCTTGCAGAAGCTGGACCCGGATTACCCACGGGCTTTTGCAGCGGAGGTGCTGGCGCGGATTTACGATGATTCAGGCTTGATGAACAAGGAGAAGCAGCAGGCCGAGATCCAACGCCTGTTTGGCGAATGGAGCCGCCATGGCTTGCCCAAAAATGAAGTGCTGGATCTGGAAGCTCAGTGGCAATGGAAAAATGGCAATCAAGCCACAGCCATCACTACCTGGACGAGCTACCTGCGCACGCCGGGGCTTGAAGATGAGATCAAGCGCCGACTGCTGGATCGCATCTCCAGCTACTACGTGGAGAAGGAGATGTGGACCGAGGTGGAAAACATCATCAATACCAGTTGGGCCTGGGAGGACCATGTTTTGGCCAAAATCCGCCGGGCAAAAGCACGCCTGCGATTATTCAAACTGGACCTCGCCGAAAAAGATTTTGAAGAGGCCAAGCTAGCCGCGCCGGACCTGCCGGAAGTGCTCGAACTGGGGCCACCACTGGCACGCCTGCTCACCCACCGAAAGGCTCTGGCAACAGCTTCGGAAAATCTCTCTGATAGCCGGGGAAAATCCGTGCCGGAACTCTGGCTGGCGCGAGCCCGCATCCTGTTGACAGCAGAGCAATATCCTGAAGCTCTGAGTGATCTGGACATGGCGAATAAGCTCACCAATGGTCGATCCACGGCCATTGATTTCATCCGTGTCGCCAGCTTGATCCGTGGCGGTAGGAGCGTGCCTGCGGGCAGCAAAATCATCTCGCTCAAGTCTTTCTATTTTAACAGTCAACAGTGGGAAGAATGGATGGCACGTTCTTGGACTAATCTCATGAACCAATTCATCGCCGACAAGGTGCTGATGGCGGATGCGAACAATGCGGCGGTCCTGCTCCAGCGCTCATCCGGCTGGTTTCAATTTGCTCAAGGGAACCTCGGTCTTGCCGATGCGGAAGCGGCTTTAAAGATCGAGCCGGACAATCACCTCGCTCACTACTGGCGTGCGAAGCACCTGCTGCGGTTGGGGCGTTTTGAAGATGCTTTGAAGGAGGCCACAGCGATGCAGGCGCTCAAGACCAAGTACATTGACCACATCGAGATCAAGGCCGAGGCCGAGTTCGGTCTGGGGCAGGCGGAGGCCGCTGTGCGCACCATCACAGAGATAGTGCAGAGACTGCCGCGACCCTACTACCACGAGCTGCGAGCGCGCTACCTCCGAAAGCTGGGTAAAGAAGCTGAGGCGGAGCTGGACGACCAGGCCGCGATGAAACTGCGCAATTAGTGAAGCCCCTCTGACTGACTTTTTTCTATGATCCCTTTCATCTTTCGCTCCTGCGCACTGGTGTGTCTGCTGGCCCTGGCAGGCTGTAAACCTGCGGACTCCGTTTCTTCCTCCGGCGTGGATACTGGACCATTGCCACCCTTGATCCCGGATGCAGGCGGCATCCAGCTATCCCAAACCCAGGGGCTGCTGAAAAAGAAAATCTACATCACGTTCCCTGTGGATATGGTGCAGAATGACCTCATCGAGGCGGAGGATGCTGCGGAGGATGAAGAGTCTGCCTCCGCTGCCCGTGAGATCCCGTCTCCTGTCGTCATTGATCCTTCCCCAGATCACACCTTCAGGTGGCTGAGCCCGAGACGTGGGGTCATCCAGACGGGTTATGGCATCCCTGAAGTGGCCTACCGACTGACGTTGCGCAGCGGCTTGCAGGATGTGGAGGGACATGCCGTCAATCCCCAAGGCTGGGGGGCTGAGCTGGCCTCAGAGGACTTTGGTATCGTCAGCGTCCGACTTTTTGATGCCAATCAAATGGAGGTGGAGGAACTGAGTCAAACGAACCACCTTTCCGCCCGACCACGTGCCCGGCTGGAATTCAGCCGCGATGTCTTGCCCGCGGACGTTGCCGAGCGTGTGGCCTTCATTGATGCCGAGTCTGGTGAGCGACACGCCGTCATCGCCTGCCTGGAAGAGTGGCAGACGGGTAAACCTCAAGGTTTGATCTTCGTCCAACCGCGCAAGGAACTGACCGCTGGCAGAAATTACTGGCTCGTGGTGGAGCGGCTGCAGGCAGCGCGCGGGGATTACCAAACGCAGTATCTGCGCGTTTACCCCGCAGGGCAGTGCCAGCCTTTGCTCAGCAAATTCGCCCGGGGATACAATCAGCCCCGAGAGGGGTCTTACGCCCGGGTCTTTTTTAATCAGTCGCTGGATGCCCGCCAACTCGATGCCAAGCATTTCAAAGTGACCCCTGAAGTGGCGGGACTGACGGTCAAAGCGGAGCGCAAGATCGCCGTGTTGAAGGGCGATTTTCGACAGGGGATCAACTATGTCATCCAGGTGGAGCCGGGCATAGAATCCAAAAGCGGATTCAAAACCCATGAGGCGAAACAGTGGACGGTCACCATCCCCGAACGACGGCCCAGCATCATCATGCCCAGCGATTTCCTGGCTCAGCGCTACAGCGCGGGCGTGGATGTGTCTCTCTCTCACTGCCGCACGCAAGCACTGACATGGAAGCTGGCGGAGGTGCCGTTGGAAAAGCTGACGGAAGTCCGCAAACGGCTGCGCGAATTTGCCGCACCAGTCTTGGATGATCAAGGCATCCCGCAGTTAGATCCTCGTGACGGCAGCCTGAAGTTTACCCTCACCGATTCTCTCATCCAGGCGCTGGAGCTCCGCGTGGCCGCGACGGATCAATTGCCCGCAGCCCCCGGTGAAGAAGAAGTGGCAAGGAACATCCGCTGGAAGCCCACCGCGGGCTCCCAGGTGGCGGGGCTGTACCTGCTGGAGGTGGAAGGCAGTGGCGTGGATGGCCGCCTGTGTGGCAACCGCACGCTCATTTCTCTGTCTGACTGGTACATGAATTTCATCGCCACGGGAGAGGACCGGGCCGTGCGCCTTTCCTCCTTGGCAGGCGGGGCTGGTGTGTCAGGCATCACGGTGCAGGCTTTCTCGGAAGAGGGGCAATTGATGGATGAAGCAGTCACCGAGGCGGATGGCATGGCCCGTTTTCAAAAACTCCAAGGCCAGGACAATGACCCTTACCTCTTGGCCGCAGGCAATGCCTCGGGCTGGTGTTTTCAGCAAGGTGACTACTCCACGGTTGAAGATCACCAGTTCTCCACGGAGGGGGAAGCTCAATGCCTGCTGGTCACCAATGGAGACCTGTATGAACCGGGCGAGGAAGTGCAAATCTACGCTCTGGTGCGGGAACGTGGCGATGGGGGCTTGACCCTGCCAGAACCAGGAAGCCGCTATAAAATACAGGTCAGCCTCGGCGCAGGCGAAGAGCAAGAAGATGTCGAGGAACTGCCGTTGACGCTTTCCTCCTCCGGGGGTGGCAGCGCCATGTGGAAGATCCCCAAAGACCAAACTTCTAGTTGGGTCACCTTTAAATTGATGCAGGACGAGGGCGACCAACTCGCCGTTGCTGAAGCGGGCATCACCGAGTTTCGCCCGCCGACTTTTTCGGCTGATTTAAAGGCTGAAACCATGACCGGCACCCGTGCCGAGGCCCGCCTCACGTCCCACTTTTTCCATGGCAGTGCCAACCGCGATGCCACCGTCACCTGGACGGCGGAGTGGGTGATGCAGGACTGGCTGCCCGAGTCTGGCCCGGAGATGAATTTCGACGAAGCAGAGCCCGCTGGGCCCGGCGAGCTGAATAACTTCACTCCCGCTGGAGATTCCCTGGAATCTGTCTTCAAGCTGGACTACGAAGATGAGTATTCCTATGCGGAATTTTGGTCTGACTATGCCTTTGCGGATCGGTTCTCCCCTGCGGCCAGTCAGCAAGGCCTGGAAGGCGTCTTTGAAACCATGAAGTTAGGCTCTGCCAATTTCACGCGGGGGCCTGCCGTGCCAGCCTCTCACCCGGTGCGGGGCGAGCAAAAACTGAATGAAACAGGGGAGTTGGTCCTGGTGTCTGAGTGTCCTTTTCCTAACTTGGGCCGCAGTCACCGCGCGCAGGTCTTTTGGACGGTGGATGTGAAGACGGAGGCTGGGCAGTCCCGGCGTGCCGCGGCCACGCAGCACATCCAGTTTGCCCCGCAGGCACTGGCTATCTATTCGCCGAAGCGGGCTCTCGGGGAGCCTGGTGTGCCCATCCTTTTGACCACCATCAATGCCGAAGGCAAGCAAGGCAGCGGGGGCGAGGCGGATCTGGAAATGTACCGCCGCACCATCAATACCGTTCATGAACGTGTGTCTGAACATGTGATGAAGTACCGCAACGTGCCGGAATTCCGCAGCGTGTGGAAGCAGAAAGTGCGGCTCCCTTTTGATGGTGTTTTACCTGCGGCTGAGCCAGGTGACTACGTGGTCTGTGCGACCCCGGTCAACAATCCCCAAGCCGTGCCCGTGAGCACGTTTTTGCATGGCGTGCAGGAGCAGACGGATCTCGTCCTAACCAATGATACCACCTTTGAAGCCGTGCTGGAAAAAGACCCCGTCACTGTCGGTAGCACGGCCAAGATCCAAGTCCGCACCGCCTTTCCTGGGGCGATTCGTGT from the Prosthecobacter dejongeii genome contains:
- a CDS encoding ATP-binding protein, with protein sequence MIKIRIFVSSPGDVTMERVCAERIIERLKLEYSGRVIIEPFFWEHEPMRATASFNDPENIPLTADFNVVICILWSRLGTMLSKKFRRPNGEQYPSGTAFEIETAVNSYLERQSPDILVYRRTQEVAMPVNDPVESAKRGRQLSALNDFIQRWFFDEDASFKAAINEYRALGQFEAKLEKPLRALIHGYIAKNPADSPVVMPAPSYHGENPFRGLQAYDFEDAKIFFGRSQAIEDVLTTMRNQAAAGRAFTLVHGASGSGKSSLLRAGVIPTMTHLSCVVEGVACWGVATLTPGSTNDSLLEALAAALQGARSLPTLRRDTGDVKALALRLEQNPEGMVPSINSALVLTAQEVQSREALPDLPPTKLVLLVDQIEQIFSDDRRFPREQRKAFAAALNVLARSGIVWVVATTRSDQLGRLTDDLPELAELSQGGQYALLAPTEADMDLMIRMPARAAGVAFEEDPVTGVRLESRLLAEARHAPDGLPLLSFVLRELYARRELVGGVPTMTHACLDELGGLEGAVKSRAEEIYAHYLKNHPAVQNPLKHLARTLVTLGRDKDEPALRRITPLAIFTGAKAELGDLIAALVEGRLLTKTAGVDKQPVIFVTHEALFRKWKDLADAIALNRTFLVLRSRAATSAMDWLERKRARDFLWDRGARLKEAQELLADLDDLDSVEQAFVKASVASAQRRRTQRFIWAAATVAVLGTGAALAMRHLQSVDQTLTDNLAKLSEKEDLKKQLDLAVAALTERAWPKLATPSSGQEQIPEDEEFSEDEEDGNFPSSPTANFPALDVLEISRRLQKLDPDYPRAFAAEVLARIYDDSGLMNKEKQQAEIQRLFGEWSRHGLPKNEVLDLEAQWQWKNGNQATAITTWTSYLRTPGLEDEIKRRLLDRISSYYVEKEMWTEVENIINTSWAWEDHVLAKIRRAKARLRLFKLDLAEKDFEEAKLAAPDLPEVLELGPPLARLLTHRKALATASENLSDSRGKSVPELWLARARILLTAEQYPEALSDLDMANKLTNGRSTAIDFIRVASLIRGGRSVPAGSKIISLKSFYFNSQQWEEWMARSWTNLMNQFIADKVLMADANNAAVLLQRSSGWFQFAQGNLGLADAEAALKIEPDNHLAHYWRAKHLLRLGRFEDALKEATAMQALKTKYIDHIEIKAEAEFGLGQAEAAVRTITEIVQRLPRPYYHELRARYLRKLGKEAEAELDDQAAMKLRN
- a CDS encoding transposase — encoded protein: MAPFRSAVLPPYSPDFNPIERLWLRLKSDFFADWIARTGQEFEERICQALNHVMTQPKKTASLCSIRKSFL
- a CDS encoding winged helix-turn-helix domain-containing protein, which codes for MNLVEVRPNGDNASLKDVQVAMEHWTGVKVHGWLIEQLQVELSYNTVIRYLHDLGFNLRVPCKWSLPLLDELAKSVPLKEGVSWVLVLDNASWHKVKSLRWHHFEVLFYRHTARTSIPLSDCG
- a CDS encoding alpha-2-macroglobulin family protein; this translates as MIPFIFRSCALVCLLALAGCKPADSVSSSGVDTGPLPPLIPDAGGIQLSQTQGLLKKKIYITFPVDMVQNDLIEAEDAAEDEESASAAREIPSPVVIDPSPDHTFRWLSPRRGVIQTGYGIPEVAYRLTLRSGLQDVEGHAVNPQGWGAELASEDFGIVSVRLFDANQMEVEELSQTNHLSARPRARLEFSRDVLPADVAERVAFIDAESGERHAVIACLEEWQTGKPQGLIFVQPRKELTAGRNYWLVVERLQAARGDYQTQYLRVYPAGQCQPLLSKFARGYNQPREGSYARVFFNQSLDARQLDAKHFKVTPEVAGLTVKAERKIAVLKGDFRQGINYVIQVEPGIESKSGFKTHEAKQWTVTIPERRPSIIMPSDFLAQRYSAGVDVSLSHCRTQALTWKLAEVPLEKLTEVRKRLREFAAPVLDDQGIPQLDPRDGSLKFTLTDSLIQALELRVAATDQLPAAPGEEEVARNIRWKPTAGSQVAGLYLLEVEGSGVDGRLCGNRTLISLSDWYMNFIATGEDRAVRLSSLAGGAGVSGITVQAFSEEGQLMDEAVTEADGMARFQKLQGQDNDPYLLAAGNASGWCFQQGDYSTVEDHQFSTEGEAQCLLVTNGDLYEPGEEVQIYALVRERGDGGLTLPEPGSRYKIQVSLGAGEEQEDVEELPLTLSSSGGGSAMWKIPKDQTSSWVTFKLMQDEGDQLAVAEAGITEFRPPTFSADLKAETMTGTRAEARLTSHFFHGSANRDATVTWTAEWVMQDWLPESGPEMNFDEAEPAGPGELNNFTPAGDSLESVFKLDYEDEYSYAEFWSDYAFADRFSPAASQQGLEGVFETMKLGSANFTRGPAVPASHPVRGEQKLNETGELVLVSECPFPNLGRSHRAQVFWTVDVKTEAGQSRRAAATQHIQFAPQALAIYSPKRALGEPGVPILLTTINAEGKQGSGGEADLEMYRRTINTVHERVSEHVMKYRNVPEFRSVWKQKVRLPFDGVLPAAEPGDYVVCATPVNNPQAVPVSTFLHGVQEQTDLVLTNDTTFEAVLEKDPVTVGSTAKIQVRTAFPGAIRVSVETDDLLETLPLFQMKGTSAEIEVPIRKEYFPNAFIRLHLMGQPDESGKPAERFAICPVKVMDPEVQLTVTPKLDVPNVRVREQVTGHVLVQSAGQPVPNADVLVFAIDESILSLGNWKLPDPTPSLYPERMHNVRMNVALGAQWSEAQVASLSQFEKGFILGSGREKTLVPTVILRENEKPRPLWQVRVRTDAAGRAAYAFEAPDTLTSYRISALAHTATSQVGIGETSVKVSNPLRVEPTLPQFVREGDELELRCQLTQEAQASLPVNYSIEVEGNATLLEGGQQQFTLTQGKTQVASAKLRVGEAGVGSSLRLIFKGIATDASALSDGTAITLSLLPRYAERTEIVTGDLPTGTAWDVAASTRPAWSQEAGSVVDVMLSGTQWLPHLVTFSPGKRVRSKNVLLPDLAAEAFTPLLVPELGAYLPWVPDSPDTVLPPPGDEPEPVPSWLRQQATTDAADAVATLEKSIIPDEESGWFPRFPNSGEPNDPVTALVTLAVQLTKNREETGEDTASLWSERLATKLSYWRKGALNPNYRAGDQAAATPFVRSLALLAEAYAPDSYNPYSLQGLAAVVRSLFTHREEDLGLEGRCFLAMAVHVLQERPEDSDEKMPLLLTQEEMNTLLAEIKGYALPRGLDSTTLTTPQRAAAIRLLTLSTLAGQEVGEAARLTADQALQSLVVDDRQVLAQENIWRLLAASAFLKLEQPAPLSAQDLGRDDYITSANGVTLGWLRRPVNTLPSLFQKPLAFQVPTSWLLRASYRAASPEPIAQSGLALTREVYTHKAPDRKGSTEAPLRLGDFVLLTYRIQCDKPQNFVVIEEELPAALESLNPDLPSVRKAFSLPENPREAKLSHADHSSHRVRVVFDSLPAGESTYTVLTQVVGNGTFSWPAAQASLLYDQRINASTADAKVLAAQE